The genomic interval GCAGAATTTTCTGCCGTAAAGACTTTGTTTGCATACCATAAATTATTGGATTTAAATTAGCAGGCACAACATGGAATAATATGTATGCCAATTTTCTCAAATATGGGTAGTCTGGAAAACGATGAAGAATTATTGTAAGGAACCCTGTCCACAACATAATCATATATACTAATAAGTGACTTCCACATGTTTGTAGAGCTCTGTTGTTgagctctttgctttttttAGTCCAGCATATCATTGCAATCCTTAAGTATGTCACAACAATACATCCTATTGAGGAGCCAAAAAGTACTGCAGTAAAAACCAGCCCATATAGGTTATTAATGTACACATCTTCACAAGATAATTTAAACAATGATGCATTATCACAATAAGCATTAAGGACAATGTATCTACAGCGAGACAACCTAATTGTGAGACCCAGCAAAATAGCCACTAATACAAGTGACACAccccaggcagacacagacaacttCACAATTGTCTTCGTTGTCATTATTGCAGTGTATCGTAATGGGTTGCATATAGCAACGTACCTATCAATGGCCATTATGATTAGTATCATATGTGAGGCTGAACCAAATGTGTGACTACAAAAGGCCTGTGTGGCACACTGAGCATACGTGGTTAATTTCTTTGAAGCAAACATGTCAGACAGCAAACGGGGAAGTaaaacagtattgccaaagagATCGTTGACTGATAGGTTGCAGAACAGGAGATACATGGGTTGGTGCAAGCTTTTCTCTGTTATGATGAGTATCAGCACACCAAAATTGGATATCAGCAGAGTGATGTAAAAGAAAAGCACTGCAAAGAACACTGGGTAAATGGATGACTCAGAGATGTCTAAACCCTGGATTTCAAGTATGTCACTGTTAATAGAGTagttttccatcttcatcagtagGTTCACCTTTTGACCAAAGAAAAGTCAGTTTTAGAAAGTCAGTTcatataatacatacattacatagaTAATAAATGTGAAGGCAGTTGTGTAGGTATTTACCATATGCTAGTCCACGACCTTGAAAATCATAATTCATTAATGAGGGCAATATACCTCTGTTCCTCACTGGGTTGAGTCACTAATCATGGCTGTGCGTGTGACAAGTTTCACACGATAAGACATTTATATAGGCGATTTCTGCTTCATACCCCCTATACACTTGAGACATTAGGCCATGGGACAGCTCAGACacatcatacattttttttttacaatttgaTCTAAATAAAGACACAATTTTCAAAAAGATATATTACATATGCACTAATTACAGGTACATTTCTACCTCAGTAGTACATTAAGAACACTAATAAGCACTAATACTAAAATTGATATTAAGTATATTCAGTATACTACCCCAGAAATACACAGAAGTGTTTTATTAGTTACTTAATTGTGTGCTTTGAATAAAGCCTAAATCAGttgcgtaacgtagttacgacgggcccaggtgcaggctattatgacgggccctagtcagtggcgtgaggcagtggttcccaaacattttacagtcccgtagcccttcagacattcaatctccagctacgtactcccccgttttttttttcatgcttgtaaccgccaccgcccctccccccgcgcacatattcagcctaaAACACTTTAAACTGTCatggtaggtcactaacctacctgtagctatgtTTTGCtagtgtaattatttcgctgaatacGGGtgtacatc from Clupea harengus unplaced genomic scaffold, Ch_v2.0.2, whole genome shotgun sequence carries:
- the LOC122132758 gene encoding putative gustatory receptor clone PTE03 — protein: MENYSINSDILEIQGLDISESSIYPVFFAVLFFYITLLISNFGVLILIITEKSLHQPMYLLFCNLSVNDLFGNTVLLPRLLSDMFASKKLTTYAQCATQAFCSHTFGSASHMILIIMAIDRYVAICNPLRYTAIMTTKTIVKLSVSAWGVSLVLVAILLGLTIRLSRCRYIVLNAYCDNASLFKLSCEDVYINNLYGLVFTAVLFGSSIGCIVVTYLRIAMICWTKKSKELNNRALQTCGSHLLVYMIMLWTGFLTIILHRFPDYPYLRKLAYILFHVVPANLNPIIYGMQTKSLRQKILQILFRKVSSSAPQR